The Microbacterium amylolyticum genome includes the window CGGCCGGTATCTTCGGCTTCCTCGCCGCGGTGTTCGCGTTCTACGTGCTCGCCCCCATCGTGAATTCGATCACCAACGTGCTCAGCACCGGCGTGGCCTGGCTGGTAGAAAACTCACTCCTGCCGCTGACGAGCATTCTGATTGAGCCGGCGAAGGTCTTCTTCCTAAACAACGCCATCAACCACGGCGTTCTGACGCCGCTCGGAATCGCTGAGGCGGACACCACCGGACGATCGGTTCTCTTCCTCCTCGAGGCGAACCCCGGAGTTGGTCTCGGACTCCTGCTCGCGTTTACGTTCTTCGGCGTCGGCGCCGCGAAGGGTTCCGCACCCGGAGCCGCGATCATCCAGTTCTTCGGTGGCATCCACGAGGTCTACTTCCCCTACGTGCTGATGAAGCCGATGCTGCTGATCGCCGTTGTTGCCGGTGGCATGTCCGGTGTTGCTGTCAACATGATCTTCGACACGGGGCTACGCGCTCCGGCTGCTCCCGGGTCGATTATCGCGGTGTATCTGCAGGCCACACCTGAAGTCATGAACTACGTGGGTATTACGCTCGCGGTGTTCATCTCTGCCGCTGTGACGTTCGTGATCGCCGCGATCATCCTCCGCGCCAGTCGGGCCCGCGATCTTGCCGCCGACGATCAGTTCTCTGCGGCCGTCGCCAGGACCCAGGCGAACAAGGGGAAGGGGTCGTCCGTTCTCGCCGGTCTCGCCGGGGCGCAGACGGCACTGACGAAGACGATCGAGAGGGTTGTTTTCGCGTGCGACGCCGGCATGGGTTCCTCCGCGATGGGCGCGAGCGTGCTCCGCAAGAAGTTTGCCGACGCCGGCCTTGTTGGCCTGAACGTGACGAACAAGTCGATCGCGAACCTCGACGGAACCGCCGACCTCGTTATCACCCAGTCGCAGCTCACGGATCGTGCCCGGCAAAACGAACCGAGCGCCATGCACGTCTCAGTCGGGGCGTTTATGAACGCCCCGGAGTACGACGACATCGTCGACATGCTGCGCGCACAGCAGTCCGGGGACACCCCGGCATCTCCTGCTGAGGAGGTTCCGGACTCCGCACCGGCAGAGAACGTGCTCCGTCCGGAGTATGTGCGGATTCACGCCGGTGCCGCGTCACGCGACGAGGCCATCGCCGAAGCCGCGGCGATCCTGGAGTCGGCGGGTGCCGTGACGAGCG containing:
- a CDS encoding PTS mannitol transporter subunit IICBA, which translates into the protein MSTQTAHSKTPGGIRVGVQKVGSFMSGMVMPNIPALVAWGLFTAFFIEKGWTPNADLSTIVGPMIHYLLPLLIAYTGGFMIHDKRGGVVGSIATMGAIAGSDLLISNANAALPAGADSLGQIHMFLGAMIMGPLAAWIMKKLDGVWEGKVKAGFEMLVNMFSAGIFGFLAAVFAFYVLAPIVNSITNVLSTGVAWLVENSLLPLTSILIEPAKVFFLNNAINHGVLTPLGIAEADTTGRSVLFLLEANPGVGLGLLLAFTFFGVGAAKGSAPGAAIIQFFGGIHEVYFPYVLMKPMLLIAVVAGGMSGVAVNMIFDTGLRAPAAPGSIIAVYLQATPEVMNYVGITLAVFISAAVTFVIAAIILRASRARDLAADDQFSAAVARTQANKGKGSSVLAGLAGAQTALTKTIERVVFACDAGMGSSAMGASVLRKKFADAGLVGLNVTNKSIANLDGTADLVITQSQLTDRARQNEPSAMHVSVGAFMNAPEYDDIVDMLRAQQSGDTPASPAEEVPDSAPAENVLRPEYVRIHAGAASRDEAIAEAAAILESAGAVTSAYAAAMVERENTVSTYMGNGLAIPHGTDAAKDAVLGSALSVVRYDGGADWGDGDTATFVVGIAGKGGAHLEILSAVAQQFSDDVAVAKLTAAKTPEELYELLSGTLN